The following nucleotide sequence is from Pseudomonas sp. RC10.
ACCGTGAATTATCTGGCGAGTACAGGGCGGCCAGCGATTGTCATTGCCGGTCACGGGATGTGCGCGGGTGGACGCATCGTTGATTACCTCAAGGTCATGCTGGGTGATCCGCGCCACAACGTAGTGTTCACGGGGTATCAGGCGAAGGGCACCCCCGGGGCGGCCATTCAGGCTTATGGGCCAAAAGGTGGCTACGTCGAGCTCGACAAACAACGTTACGAGATAAAGGCCGGTGTGGAAAACCTCGGTGGCTACTCTGCCCATGCTGACCAAAAAGGTCTGGTGGACTTCGTCATGGGCATGGACGTGTTGCCGTACGAAATCCGGCTGGTCCACGGCGAGCCGGAGGCGAAAAGAAAGCTCAAGCAGAAACTGGAAGCCCGCAGCGCCCATCGTTCGGATCGTCCTGTGGTGACGTGATGAATGCCTTGCGACGCTCATCACACCGTCACGGAATGGCCTGTATCGTTGTGATGGCGTGGGATGGCTTTATCAAATCATTCGAGACGGTTTTCTCCGTTTCGAAGATAATTACGCCTCAGTGATTAACAAAACTCAATTTTTACTGCCTAACCCTCGCCTCAAGCTGTTGTGCGCGAGGGTAGCGTGCAGTCCGATGGATGGGCTGCTTCATACTGAACAGAGGAACCTTCGGGTTTTTTCGTCGCATAGGTTTTTACACATGAATCCCGACTATCCCGTTATTCAGACCCGTTGCTTCAAAGCCTACGATATCCGTGGCCAGGTCCCCAATGATCTGGACGCCGACATCGCCTATCGGATTGGGCGCTCCATGGTGGTCGAACTGGGTGCCAAAAATATCGTGGTCGGCAGAGACATGCGTCTCGAAAGCCCGGCGCTGGCCCAGGCCTTGACCCAAGGTATCCTGGACGCTGGCGCGGATGTCATCGACATCGGATTGTGCGGAACCGAAGAAGTCTATTTTGCAACCAGCCACTACGTCGCAGATGGCGGGGTGATGGTCACCGCCAGTCATAACCCCAAGGGTTACAACGGCATGAAACTGGTCAAGGGCGAATCCCGTCCGATCAGTGGCGACACCGGCCTCGATGCCATTCGCCAGCGAGTAGACGCCGGCGACCTCGGCACGGTCGCCGCGCAGTCAGGTAGCGTCAAATCATGGCCCGACAAAGGCGCTTACATCAAGCACCTGCTCAACTATGTCGAAGGCGCCGAATTGCGTCCGTTGAAAATTCTCGCGGACCCTGGCAATGGCGCCGTCGGCCCAGCGCTGCAAGCGATCAAATCGCAGCTGCCCTTCGAATGGGTGATCATCAACGCCGAGCCCGACGGCCATTTCCCCAACGGCGTGCCCAACCCGCTTCTGCCCGAAAACCGCAGCATCACCCGTGATGCCTTGCTGGAGCACAAGTGTGACCTGGGGCTGGCGTGGGATGGCGACTTCGACCGCTGCTTCTTCTTCGATGAGCGCGGCCGTTTCGTCGAAGGCTACTACCTGGTCGGTCTGCTCGCGGAAATGCTACTCAAACAGCACCCTGGCTCGAAGATCATTCATGACCCGCGCCTGACCTGGAACACCATCGATCAGGTCAATCTGGCGGGGGGCACGCCGGTGCTGTGCAAGACGGGTCACGCCTTCATCAAAGAACGCATGCGCAAGGAAGACGCGGTGTACGGCGGCGAGATGAGCGCGCACCACTACTTCCGCGACTTCGCCTACTGCGACAGCGGCATGATCCCTTGGCTCTTGGTCACGGCGCTGATGTCCGTTTCCGGCAAGACGTTCTCCCAACTGGTGGATGAACGCATGGCCGCCTACCCGTGCAGCGGCGAAATCAACTACAAGGTGACGGACGTCAAAGCCATCATCGGTAAGGTGCTGGACCATTACACCCCGATCTGTTCGAACATCGATAAAACGGACGGCATCAGCCTTGAATTCCCTGAATGGCGCTTTAATCTGCGCGGCTCCAACACTGAGCCGCTGCTGCGTCTGAACGTCGAAAGCCGACGCGACCCACAGCTGGTCGAGGCCAAGGTCAAGGAGATCGAGCAACTGCTCAACGGCGGCTGATCCAACACGGTGGTGGCCCTGATGCTCCCGGCATCCAGGGCCGTCGCTGTTTTTTTATTGAAATGACAGTGGTAGCGGTAGTCAGGCAGTCGACCTTTTTATAACGGATCAAAAATGAATCATGGGTGGTTGGCGGTCGCTGTAATCGGCTGTTCTTTCGCGTTTACCTATTGGCTTCGGCGCTATGCATTGCATAAAAGCCTGCTGGATATTCCCAATGGCAGAAGCTCGCATACTGTCCCGACGCCTCGTGGCGGCGGTGTAGCCATTGTCGTAAGCTACCTGGTGGCGCTCGCGGTGCTGTTCGGCGAAGGCGTGCTGAGTTCAGCGGCGTTTGCGGCCATGGCGGGGGCTGGTCTGGGCATCGCAGCGCTTGGTTTTCTGGACGATCACGGGCATGTCGCTGCGCGTTGGCGTCTGCTGGGCCATTTTTTCGCCGCCATCTGGGCATTGTGCTGGCTGGGCGGACTGCCGCCGGTGACCTTTTTCGGTGCAACGTTTGAGTTGAGTTGGATCGGCCATGGGCTGGCGGCGCTCTATCTGGTGTGGTTGTTGAACCTCTATAACTTCATGGACGGTATCGATGGCATTGCCAGTGTCGAAGCGGTCTGCGTGTGCCTGGGGGCCGCGCTGATCTACCTCTTGGGCGACCATGCCGAGATGATGTGGCAACCGTTGCTGCTGGCAGCTGCGGTTTTCGGTTTCCTGATCTGGAATTTTCCCCCTGCGAAAATCTTCATGGGGGATGCCGGAAGCGGGTTTTTGGGCATCATATTGGGCGTTTTGTCACTGCAGGCCGCGTGGATTTCCTCGCAGTTACTCTGGGCATGGCTTATTCTTCTCGGGGTTTTCATCGTAGACGCTACAGTTACCCTCATCCGTCGCCTCGTCCGAGGAGACAAGATCTATGAGGCTCACCGAAGTCATGCTTACCAATTCGCCTCGCGCAAATATGGCAAGCACCTTCCAGTGACGTCCGCAGTCGGTGTAATCAACCTGTTCTGGCTGTTGCCGGTCGCCATTGCGGTCACCCACTTCGGTGTCGATGGGGCGATCGCTCTGATCGTCGCTTATGTCCCGTTGGTGATCCTGGTGATCGGGTTCAGGGCAGGACAACTTGAACGGAGCTGAATGCCCCGTCGGGCGGCAGGGGTGGTGTATTTCTTGCGTCATGCTGGAATCAAGCACCCATGTTTCAGGTCGATAGGAGATTGAACTCGTGATCGAGGGATTCATGGAAAAGTTGCGCGTCATGTTGCTCGCGTTGCCGCGTCGTTATAAACGAATCATTCAGGTCGCGACAGACGTCTGCCTGGTCTGGTTCGCGCTGTGGATGGCCTTCGTAGTCCGCCTCGGCATCGACGACCTGATCAATCCACTGACCATTCACACCTGGCTGTTTGCTAGCGCGCCTGTCATTGCCATTCCCTTGTTCATCCGAATTGGCATGTACCGGGCGGTCATGCGCTATTTCGGCAATGATGCGCTGGTGGCGATCATCAAGGCGGTCAGCCTGTCGGCGCTGATTCTGGGCGTTGTGGTGTATCTCTACAGCAACCATCAGCACGTCGTGCCGCGCTCGGTAATGTTCAACTACTGGTGGCTGAGCCTGGTGATGATCGGCGGCCTGCGCCTCGCGATGCGTCAGTATTTTTTGGGCGACTGGTTCTCCGCCGTGCAGCATGTTCCGTTTGCCACGCGCGATGACGGCTTGCCGAAAGTCGCGATCTACGGCGCAGGTGCCGCTGGCAACCAACTGGTGGCGGCGCTGCGGATGGGCCGTTCGATGCGCCCAGTGGCGTTTATCGACGATGACGATTCCATCTCCAACCGCGTGATTTCCGGGCTGCAGGTCTACAAGCCCAAACACATCCAGCAAATGATCGACGTGACCGGGGCACAGGAGATACTGCTGGCAATCCCGTCCTCGGCCAGAGCGCGTCGTCGGGAAATCCTCGGGTTTCTGGAAGGGTTCCCGCTTCACGTGCGCAGTGTGCCGAATTTTTCCGATCTGGCCGCTGGCCGGGTGAAAGTCGATGACCTTCAGGAAGTCGACATCGCCGACCTGTTGGGACGCGATGCCGTACCTGCCCAGGAAGACCTGCTGGAACACTGCATCAAGAATCAATGCGTGCTGGTGACCGGGGCGGGTGGCTCGATCGGTTCGGAGCTGTGCCGTCAGATCGTGCTGCACAAACCCACCACGCTGTTGCTGCTGGACCACAGCGAATTCAACCTCTATACGATCCTCTCGGAGCTGGAGCGACGCATTGCGCGTGAGTCTTTGAAGGTCAAAGTGCTGCCGATCCTTGGCTCCGTGCGTAACCATGCCAAGTTGCTGGACGTGATGAAGACTTGGCGGGTGGACACCGTTTACCACGCTGCGGCCTATAAACACGTGCCAATGGTCGAGCACAATATTGCTGAAGGCGTGATCAACAACGTGGTGGGGACATTGAACGCGGCGCAGGCGGCGTTGCAGGCGGGGGTCTCCAACTTTGTGCTGATTTCCACCGACAAGGCCGTGCGACCCACCAACATCATGGGCAGCACCAAGCGGCTGGCCGAGCTGATCTTGCAGGCATTGAGCCGCGAAACAGCGCCAGTGATGTTCGGCGACCGGGCGAACGTGCACCAAGTGAACAAGACCCGATTCATCATGGTGCGATTCGGCAACGTGCTGGGCTCGTCCGGCTCGGTGATTCCGCTGTTCCACTCGCAGATCAAATCAGGCGGTCCTCTGACCGTTACGCACCCGAAGATCACCCGGTACTTCATGACCATTCCAGAAGCCGCGCAATTGGTGATTCAGGCGGGTTCGATGGGGCAGGGCGGCGACGTGTTTGTGCTCGACATGGGCGAGCCGGTGAAAATCATCGAACTGGCCGAGAAAATGGTTCATCTGTCTGGGCTCAGCATCCGTTCAGACAAGAACCCTCATGGCGACATCTCCATCGAGTTCACCGGGCTGCGTCCGGGTGAGAAGCTTTACGAGGAGCTGTTGATCGGCGACAACGTGGCGGTGACCAGTCACCCGATGATCATGAGCGCTCAAGAGGATCACCTGTCGTGGGATGCGTTCAAGCAGAGCCTGACGCTGCTCCTCAAGGCGCTGGATGACGATGATTACGACAAAGTGCGCCAGATCCTGGGCGACACGGTCAGCGGCTACGCACCGGAAGGTGAGATCGTCGACTGGATTCACCAACAACGCCGTAACGAGCCGTGAGTCCGACACTTCCGCTTACGCTGTGATTTTTTCTGCTTAATCGCTGTAGCGCCCGTATTCCTTAGGCTTGCGGGCGGTACACATTCCGTCACTCATCCCCGCATTGACCCTTCATGACCATCGTCTAGGTTTGGAAAGCAGCTCAGGAATGCTGTTTCCCCACCCACGATGTCATGGAGCGTTACTCATGCGTATGTCCTATCTGTCGTCCCTCCTGTTCGGCCTGCTGGCCAGCACTTCCGTTGCCATCAACGCGGCACCCGCCGCTTCGGCAACTCCCAACGCCCCCGCGCCTGCGGTTGCTGCACCTTCGGAGCAGAGCGAGCGTATCAACCTCAACACCGCTTCTGCGGAAGCCCTGCAAAAAACGCTGTCAGGAATCGGTGCAGCCAAGGCGGAGGCGATCGTCGCCTATCGTGACGAAAACGGCGCGTTTACGTCGGTCGATGAGTTGATCGAAGTCAAAGGTATCGGCAAGGCATTGCTGGACAAAAATCGGGATAAACTCGCCATCGACTGACCGCTGCATGACATGGAAAAGACCGATCACTGATCGGTCTTTTTTTTGGCCGTAGCCCGGGGCTTGTCGCTGTAACGGAGCAGCGAGGGGTTGACATTGAAAATGTCGTTCAACATATAATTTTCTAAATTATGGGCGTAATATGCGCTCGTTGCTATTCTCACTGTCCACGGAGAAACCCCATGAGCACGACCCACACCCAAGGTACAGCCCTGATTACTGGCGCTTCTTCAGGCATCGGTGCCACGTACGCGAACCGGTTGGCCAAACGGGGATACGACCTGTTGTTGGTCGCACGGGATCAGACACGGCTTGAGGCGCTGGCCGCCGATCTGCGCAAGACAACGTCCGTCAACGTTGAAGTGCTCAAGGCCGATCTCACCAACGCGTCAGACATTTCCACGGTCGAGCAACGCTTGCGCAACGACGCTTCGATCACGCTGCTGTTGAACAACGCCGGTGTGGCCTCCAACAGTCCATTGGCAGAGGCCGACCTGAACGAGGTCAATCGCCTCATTCAGCTCAATATCGTGGCGCTGACTCACCTGGCGTCGGCCGCAGCGGCTGGCTTCCTGGCGCGTGGCCGTGGCGCTATCGTCAATATCGCCTCGGTGGTGCCGATGATCCCCGAAC
It contains:
- a CDS encoding nucleoside-diphosphate sugar epimerase/dehydratase; protein product: MEKLRVMLLALPRRYKRIIQVATDVCLVWFALWMAFVVRLGIDDLINPLTIHTWLFASAPVIAIPLFIRIGMYRAVMRYFGNDALVAIIKAVSLSALILGVVVYLYSNHQHVVPRSVMFNYWWLSLVMIGGLRLAMRQYFLGDWFSAVQHVPFATRDDGLPKVAIYGAGAAGNQLVAALRMGRSMRPVAFIDDDDSISNRVISGLQVYKPKHIQQMIDVTGAQEILLAIPSSARARRREILGFLEGFPLHVRSVPNFSDLAAGRVKVDDLQEVDIADLLGRDAVPAQEDLLEHCIKNQCVLVTGAGGSIGSELCRQIVLHKPTTLLLLDHSEFNLYTILSELERRIARESLKVKVLPILGSVRNHAKLLDVMKTWRVDTVYHAAAYKHVPMVEHNIAEGVINNVVGTLNAAQAALQAGVSNFVLISTDKAVRPTNIMGSTKRLAELILQALSRETAPVMFGDRANVHQVNKTRFIMVRFGNVLGSSGSVIPLFHSQIKSGGPLTVTHPKITRYFMTIPEAAQLVIQAGSMGQGGDVFVLDMGEPVKIIELAEKMVHLSGLSIRSDKNPHGDISIEFTGLRPGEKLYEELLIGDNVAVTSHPMIMSAQEDHLSWDAFKQSLTLLLKALDDDDYDKVRQILGDTVSGYAPEGEIVDWIHQQRRNEP
- a CDS encoding helix-hairpin-helix domain-containing protein, which gives rise to MRMSYLSSLLFGLLASTSVAINAAPAASATPNAPAPAVAAPSEQSERINLNTASAEALQKTLSGIGAAKAEAIVAYRDENGAFTSVDELIEVKGIGKALLDKNRDKLAID
- a CDS encoding glycosyltransferase family 4 protein is translated as MNHGWLAVAVIGCSFAFTYWLRRYALHKSLLDIPNGRSSHTVPTPRGGGVAIVVSYLVALAVLFGEGVLSSAAFAAMAGAGLGIAALGFLDDHGHVAARWRLLGHFFAAIWALCWLGGLPPVTFFGATFELSWIGHGLAALYLVWLLNLYNFMDGIDGIASVEAVCVCLGAALIYLLGDHAEMMWQPLLLAAAVFGFLIWNFPPAKIFMGDAGSGFLGIILGVLSLQAAWISSQLLWAWLILLGVFIVDATVTLIRRLVRGDKIYEAHRSHAYQFASRKYGKHLPVTSAVGVINLFWLLPVAIAVTHFGVDGAIALIVAYVPLVILVIGFRAGQLERS
- a CDS encoding phosphomannomutase — encoded protein: MNPDYPVIQTRCFKAYDIRGQVPNDLDADIAYRIGRSMVVELGAKNIVVGRDMRLESPALAQALTQGILDAGADVIDIGLCGTEEVYFATSHYVADGGVMVTASHNPKGYNGMKLVKGESRPISGDTGLDAIRQRVDAGDLGTVAAQSGSVKSWPDKGAYIKHLLNYVEGAELRPLKILADPGNGAVGPALQAIKSQLPFEWVIINAEPDGHFPNGVPNPLLPENRSITRDALLEHKCDLGLAWDGDFDRCFFFDERGRFVEGYYLVGLLAEMLLKQHPGSKIIHDPRLTWNTIDQVNLAGGTPVLCKTGHAFIKERMRKEDAVYGGEMSAHHYFRDFAYCDSGMIPWLLVTALMSVSGKTFSQLVDERMAAYPCSGEINYKVTDVKAIIGKVLDHYTPICSNIDKTDGISLEFPEWRFNLRGSNTEPLLRLNVESRRDPQLVEAKVKEIEQLLNGG
- a CDS encoding SDR family oxidoreductase; translated protein: MSTTHTQGTALITGASSGIGATYANRLAKRGYDLLLVARDQTRLEALAADLRKTTSVNVEVLKADLTNASDISTVEQRLRNDASITLLLNNAGVASNSPLAEADLNEVNRLIQLNIVALTHLASAAAAGFLARGRGAIVNIASVVPMIPERFNAVYTASKAYVLSLTQSLNAEIGDKGVQIQAVMPGATRTEIWERAGMDLNAFPPEMVMDVNEMVDAALAGFDQKELVTIPSLANAAEWDAFVSARLALGPNLSLQHAAARYKTPGA